From Actinosynnema mirum DSM 43827, a single genomic window includes:
- a CDS encoding MSCRAMM family protein produces the protein MTLLALPAAIAQAAPQEGLGYQHEAQPYKDRPDGPGWSGSYVWNKKQVWCVAYALKAPDSDVEYKEGDELLTKGGKSLAPDISANISYLLLRYSTTTSADEAAGLSHLLHTWTAAPDAQAGIAIGADVPFQKVAYDEQFNFDRLPASAHEAIARMKADAEANRGPWAAQVIAPTGDQLIGTADTWTVTVSKQSGGGVGGVPVTAELTDAKIEGSEAGTAELVTPADGKPLTLKVVPTGPSPSVAVRLDSPADKPVVHVPADSDMQRIVTTGGEKKLTANASASAKTPPGIVKIGKVDSETKKPLAGAALRVTAADGSTPAVLQDESPLVGPEGTPVVLQTGADGTAVVEDLRTPQEICVIEVAAPKGYEENYDPNAPPKACGKVEPGQTLVLQLGNKPNKPIVPITIPAGSEGGVALATASFTTETAPGAVAGFAGAVLVGGVALGLVVRRRLAA, from the coding sequence GTGACCTTGCTCGCTTTACCTGCGGCTATCGCCCAAGCGGCGCCGCAGGAGGGGCTCGGTTACCAGCACGAGGCGCAGCCCTACAAGGATCGCCCGGACGGGCCGGGGTGGTCCGGTTCCTACGTCTGGAACAAGAAGCAAGTGTGGTGCGTCGCCTACGCCTTGAAGGCGCCCGACAGCGACGTCGAGTACAAGGAAGGCGACGAGCTGCTGACCAAGGGCGGCAAGTCGCTCGCGCCCGACATCTCGGCGAACATCTCCTACCTGCTGCTGCGCTACAGCACCACGACCTCGGCCGACGAGGCCGCAGGGCTGTCGCACCTGCTGCACACCTGGACCGCCGCGCCGGACGCCCAGGCGGGCATCGCGATCGGGGCGGACGTCCCGTTCCAGAAGGTCGCCTACGACGAGCAGTTCAACTTCGACCGGCTGCCCGCCTCCGCGCACGAGGCGATCGCCAGGATGAAGGCCGACGCCGAGGCCAACCGGGGCCCGTGGGCCGCGCAGGTCATCGCGCCGACCGGCGACCAGCTGATCGGCACGGCCGACACCTGGACCGTGACCGTGTCCAAGCAGAGCGGCGGCGGCGTCGGCGGGGTCCCCGTGACCGCCGAGCTGACCGACGCGAAGATCGAGGGCAGCGAGGCCGGGACCGCGGAGCTGGTCACCCCGGCCGACGGCAAGCCCCTCACGCTGAAGGTCGTCCCGACCGGCCCCTCCCCCTCGGTGGCCGTTCGACTGGACAGCCCGGCCGACAAGCCGGTCGTGCACGTCCCGGCGGACAGCGACATGCAGCGCATCGTCACCACCGGTGGCGAGAAGAAGCTCACCGCGAACGCGTCCGCCTCCGCGAAGACCCCTCCGGGGATCGTGAAGATCGGCAAGGTGGACTCCGAGACGAAGAAGCCGCTCGCGGGCGCGGCGCTGCGGGTGACCGCGGCGGACGGGTCCACCCCGGCGGTCCTGCAGGACGAGAGCCCGCTGGTCGGGCCGGAGGGCACCCCCGTGGTGCTCCAGACCGGCGCCGACGGCACCGCGGTCGTGGAGGACCTGCGCACCCCGCAGGAGATCTGCGTGATCGAGGTGGCCGCGCCGAAGGGCTACGAGGAGAACTACGACCCGAACGCGCCGCCGAAGGCGTGCGGGAAGGTCGAGCCGGGCCAGACCCTGGTCCTGCAGCTGGGCAACAAGCCGAACAAGCCGATCGTGCCCATCACCATCCCGGCCGGTTCCGAGGGCGGGGTGGCGCTGGCGACGGCGTCCTTCACCACGGAGACCGCGCCCGGCGCGGTGGCGGGCTTCGCGGGCGCCGTGCTGGTCGGCGGCGTCGCGCTGGGCCTGGTGGTCCGGCGGCGGCTGGCGGCCTGA
- a CDS encoding Bax inhibitor-1/YccA family protein gives MRTSSNPAFRNLPQGGGHAGFGQQQYGQAQPYGQQYGGGYPQQQASGERPITIDDVVTKTAVTLGLTLVTGLVSAWLVLTGAVNPIALTLPGMIIGLVVSLIIIFKKTPSAPLVLTYAAAEGVFLGGITGVFEAFFPGIAWQAILGTFGVFAGMLVVYKTGAIRVTPRLTKWVIGAMVGAGVLMLANLVMGLFGVNLGLRDGGPLAIVFSLVVIGIAAFSFLLDFEAANEMIRSGVPSKWAWWAAFGLMTTLVWLYLEILRLLSYFQND, from the coding sequence GTGCGCACCAGCAGCAACCCCGCGTTCCGGAACCTGCCCCAGGGCGGCGGGCACGCGGGCTTCGGGCAGCAGCAGTACGGACAGGCTCAGCCCTACGGCCAGCAGTACGGCGGCGGCTACCCGCAGCAGCAGGCCTCGGGCGAGCGCCCCATCACGATCGACGACGTGGTCACCAAGACCGCCGTGACCCTGGGCCTGACCCTGGTCACCGGCCTGGTCTCGGCCTGGCTGGTGCTGACGGGCGCGGTCAACCCGATCGCCCTGACCCTCCCCGGCATGATCATCGGCCTCGTCGTCTCGCTGATCATCATCTTCAAGAAGACGCCGAGCGCCCCCCTGGTGCTCACCTACGCCGCGGCCGAGGGCGTGTTCCTCGGCGGCATCACCGGCGTGTTCGAGGCGTTCTTCCCCGGCATCGCCTGGCAGGCCATCCTCGGCACGTTCGGCGTGTTCGCCGGAATGCTCGTGGTCTACAAGACCGGTGCGATCCGCGTCACCCCGCGCCTGACCAAGTGGGTCATCGGCGCGATGGTCGGCGCAGGCGTCCTGATGCTCGCCAACCTGGTCATGGGCCTGTTCGGCGTGAACCTGGGCCTGCGCGACGGCGGCCCGCTGGCCATCGTCTTCTCGCTGGTCGTCATCGGCATCGCGGCCTTCAGCTTCCTGCTGGACTTCGAGGCCGCGAACGAGATGATCCGCAGCGGCGTCCCGTCGAAGTGGGCCTGGTGGGCCGCGTTCGGCCTGATGACCACCCTGGTGTGGCTGTACCTGGAGATCCTGCGCTTGCTGTCCTACTTCCAGAACGACTGA
- a CDS encoding acetyl-CoA C-acetyltransferase, producing the protein MPEAVIVSAARSPIGRAGKGSLKDVRPDDLAVQVVRAALEKVPELDPAQIDDLMLGCGLPGGEQGFNLARVVSVLLGHDGLPGTTVTRYCASSLQTTRMALHAIKAGEGDVFISAGVEVVSSFARGSSDSWPDTRNPLFATAAERGRAAAEQGADGWQDPRELGELPDVYIAMGQTAENLALAEGVSRAEMDEFGVRSQNLAERAIANGFWAREITPVTTPDGTVVSADDGPRAGVTLEGVSGLKPVFRPDGRVTAGNCCPLNDGAAALVVMSDVKAKELGITPLARIVSTGVSGLSPEIMGLGPVEASRRALALAGLSVSDIDLVEINEAFAAQVIPSYRQLGVDLDRLNVNGGAIAVGHPFGMTGARITTTLINSLRTHDKQFGLETMCVGGGQGMAMVLERLS; encoded by the coding sequence ATGCCTGAAGCCGTCATCGTCTCAGCGGCCCGCTCCCCGATCGGCCGGGCGGGCAAGGGGTCGTTGAAGGACGTCCGGCCCGACGACCTGGCCGTGCAGGTGGTGCGGGCGGCGCTGGAGAAGGTCCCCGAGCTGGACCCCGCGCAAATCGACGACCTGATGCTCGGCTGCGGGCTCCCCGGCGGCGAGCAGGGGTTCAACCTGGCCCGCGTGGTGTCCGTGCTGCTCGGGCACGACGGGCTGCCCGGCACGACGGTGACCCGGTACTGCGCGTCCAGCCTCCAGACGACCCGGATGGCGCTGCACGCGATCAAGGCCGGCGAGGGCGACGTGTTCATCAGCGCCGGGGTGGAGGTGGTCTCCAGCTTCGCCAGGGGCAGCTCGGACAGCTGGCCGGACACCCGGAACCCGCTGTTCGCGACGGCGGCCGAGCGCGGCCGGGCAGCGGCCGAGCAGGGCGCGGACGGCTGGCAGGACCCGCGCGAGCTGGGCGAGCTGCCGGACGTGTACATCGCGATGGGGCAGACGGCGGAGAACCTGGCGCTGGCCGAGGGCGTCTCGCGGGCGGAGATGGACGAGTTCGGGGTCCGGTCGCAGAACCTCGCCGAGCGGGCGATCGCGAACGGGTTCTGGGCGCGGGAGATCACCCCGGTGACCACGCCGGACGGGACGGTCGTCTCGGCGGACGACGGGCCCCGCGCCGGGGTGACGCTGGAGGGCGTGTCCGGGTTGAAGCCGGTGTTCCGGCCGGACGGGCGGGTCACCGCCGGGAACTGCTGCCCGCTCAACGACGGGGCGGCGGCGCTGGTGGTGATGAGCGACGTGAAGGCCAAGGAGCTCGGGATCACGCCGCTGGCGCGGATCGTGTCCACCGGGGTGTCCGGGCTGTCGCCGGAGATCATGGGGCTGGGGCCGGTGGAGGCCTCGCGGCGGGCGCTGGCGCTGGCCGGGCTGTCGGTGTCGGACATCGACCTGGTGGAGATCAACGAGGCGTTCGCGGCGCAGGTCATCCCGTCCTACCGGCAGCTGGGGGTCGACCTGGACCGGCTGAACGTGAACGGCGGGGCGATCGCGGTCGGTCACCCGTTCGGGATGACCGGGGCCCGGATCACCACGACGCTGATCAACTCGCTGCGGACGCACGACAAGCAGTTCGGGCTGGAGACGATGTGCGTGGGCGGCGGGCAGGGCATGGCGATGGTGCTGGAGCGGCTGAGCTGA
- a CDS encoding cystathionine beta-synthase — MEYVESVVDLVGNTPLVRLNAVAEGLKPLVLAKVEYLNPGGSVKDRIALRMVEAAERSGALGPGGTIVEPTSGNTGVGLALVAQQKGYKCVFVCPDKVSVDKRNVLKAYGAEVVVCPTAVAPEHPDSYYNVSDRLVAEIPGAWKPNQYANPENPASHYHGTGPELWRQTEGRITHFVAGVGTGGTISGTGRYLKEVSEGRVKVVGADPEGSVYSGGSGRPYLVEGVGEDFWPDAYDRTVCDEIVAVSDADSFELTRRLAREEGLLVGGSCGMAVAAALRVAEKCGPDDVVVVLLPDGGRGYLSSVFNDQWMAQYGFMAPDSTGATVGDVLRRKDGTMPDLVHAHPNETVAEAVAIMREYGVSQMPVVNAEPPVMAAEVAGAVNERDLLDALFTGKAHLADRLESHMSVKLPTIGAGEPVGAAMTALSSADGALVLDDGKPAGVVTRQDILGFLAGR; from the coding sequence GTGGAGTACGTCGAGAGCGTCGTCGACCTGGTGGGGAACACGCCGCTGGTGCGGCTCAACGCGGTCGCTGAAGGGCTCAAGCCGCTCGTGCTGGCCAAGGTCGAGTACCTGAACCCCGGCGGCAGCGTGAAGGACCGCATCGCGCTGCGCATGGTCGAGGCGGCCGAGCGGTCCGGCGCCCTGGGGCCCGGCGGCACCATCGTCGAGCCGACCTCGGGCAACACCGGGGTGGGCCTGGCGCTGGTGGCGCAGCAGAAGGGCTACAAGTGCGTCTTCGTCTGCCCGGACAAGGTCAGCGTCGACAAGCGCAACGTGCTCAAGGCCTACGGCGCCGAGGTCGTGGTGTGCCCGACCGCCGTCGCGCCCGAGCACCCCGACTCGTACTACAACGTGTCGGACCGCCTCGTCGCCGAGATCCCCGGCGCGTGGAAGCCCAACCAGTACGCCAACCCGGAGAACCCGGCCAGCCACTACCACGGCACCGGTCCGGAGCTGTGGCGGCAGACCGAGGGCCGGATCACCCACTTCGTGGCGGGCGTCGGCACCGGCGGCACGATCTCCGGCACCGGCCGCTACCTCAAGGAGGTCTCCGAGGGCCGCGTGAAGGTCGTCGGCGCGGACCCGGAGGGCTCGGTCTACTCCGGCGGCTCCGGGAGGCCGTACCTGGTCGAGGGCGTCGGCGAGGACTTCTGGCCGGACGCCTACGACCGCACGGTGTGCGACGAGATCGTCGCGGTCTCCGACGCCGACTCGTTCGAGCTGACCCGGCGCCTGGCCCGCGAGGAGGGCCTGCTGGTCGGCGGCTCCTGCGGCATGGCGGTCGCCGCCGCGCTGCGGGTGGCCGAGAAGTGCGGGCCGGACGACGTCGTGGTCGTGCTGCTGCCCGACGGCGGGCGCGGCTACCTGTCGAGCGTGTTCAACGACCAGTGGATGGCCCAGTACGGCTTCATGGCCCCGGACTCCACCGGCGCGACCGTCGGCGACGTGCTGCGCCGCAAGGACGGCACCATGCCGGACCTGGTGCACGCCCACCCGAACGAGACGGTCGCCGAGGCCGTCGCGATCATGCGCGAGTACGGCGTCTCGCAGATGCCCGTGGTCAACGCCGAGCCGCCGGTCATGGCCGCCGAGGTGGCGGGCGCGGTCAACGAGCGCGACCTGCTCGACGCGCTGTTCACCGGCAAGGCGCACCTCGCCGACCGGCTGGAGTCCCACATGTCGGTCAAGCTGCCCACGATCGGCGCGGGCGAGCCGGTGGGCGCCGCGATGACCGCGCTGTCCTCGGCGGACGGCGCGCTCGTGCTGGACGACGGCAAGCCCGCCGGAGTGGTGACCCGGCAGGACATCCTGGGTTTCCTCGCCGGTCGCTGA
- a CDS encoding RDD family protein: MNAPQPPGDQQFGAQPQPPAAPNPDATQVVPPGAGQSAANPDATQVVPQGAGANPDATQVVTPGMTQGAQPSSDATQVVPGGSGAQIPQYGTPSASGGFPAQQPGYPPSNPYGQPAAPNPYGQPQSPYGQPGYGQQPATGLPQAYGHGGYGQPAPPAGGYAEWGSRVIAGLIDQGVVVVVVIVAAILMGSVGPSDIGLMMGIAGVLYLAAIGWGFYNLYLMGTTGQSFGKKIAKIKLISEETGQVIGFGGAFVRGLCHFVDNIACGIGYLAPLWESKKQTWADKIVKTIVVNVPDAPGGHGQQPGAPAYGQQPGYGQQPQQGYGQQPGYGQVPQAGYGQPQQHYGQQPGYGQAPQQPYGQPPQQGYGQQPPQW, translated from the coding sequence ATGAACGCTCCGCAGCCGCCAGGGGACCAGCAGTTCGGCGCACAGCCCCAGCCCCCCGCGGCTCCCAACCCCGACGCGACCCAGGTCGTGCCGCCGGGCGCGGGCCAGTCCGCCGCGAACCCCGACGCGACCCAGGTCGTGCCGCAGGGAGCGGGCGCGAACCCCGACGCCACGCAGGTGGTCACCCCCGGCATGACCCAGGGCGCCCAGCCGAGCTCCGACGCGACCCAGGTCGTGCCCGGCGGGTCCGGCGCCCAGATCCCGCAGTACGGCACGCCGTCCGCCTCGGGCGGCTTCCCGGCGCAGCAGCCGGGGTACCCGCCGTCGAACCCGTACGGCCAGCCCGCCGCGCCGAACCCGTACGGCCAGCCCCAGTCCCCGTACGGCCAGCCCGGCTACGGCCAGCAGCCCGCGACGGGCCTGCCGCAGGCCTACGGGCACGGCGGCTACGGCCAGCCCGCCCCGCCCGCGGGCGGGTACGCGGAGTGGGGCAGCCGCGTCATCGCCGGTCTGATCGACCAGGGCGTCGTGGTCGTGGTCGTGATCGTCGCCGCGATCCTCATGGGCAGCGTGGGCCCGAGCGACATCGGCCTCATGATGGGCATCGCCGGGGTCCTCTACCTCGCCGCCATCGGCTGGGGGTTCTACAACCTCTACCTGATGGGCACCACCGGGCAGTCGTTCGGCAAGAAGATCGCCAAGATCAAGCTGATCAGCGAGGAGACCGGGCAGGTCATCGGCTTCGGCGGCGCGTTCGTGCGCGGCCTGTGCCACTTCGTCGACAACATCGCCTGCGGCATCGGCTACCTCGCCCCGCTGTGGGAGAGCAAGAAGCAGACCTGGGCCGACAAGATCGTCAAGACGATCGTCGTCAACGTGCCCGACGCCCCCGGCGGCCACGGCCAGCAGCCCGGCGCCCCCGCGTACGGCCAGCAGCCCGGCTACGGGCAGCAGCCGCAGCAGGGCTACGGCCAGCAGCCCGGCTACGGCCAGGTCCCGCAGGCGGGCTACGGCCAGCCGCAGCAGCACTACGGCCAGCAGCCCGGCTACGGCCAGGCCCCGCAGCAGCCGTACGGCCAGCCGCCCCAGCAGGGCTACGGCCAGCAGCCGCCGCAGTGGTGA
- a CDS encoding cystathionine gamma-synthase, producing MTDSGPLGFATRAIHTGQEPDPTTGAVIPPLYATSTYAQDGVGGLRKGFEYSRTGNPTRTALEQCLAALEGGRFGRAFASGMAATDTALRSLLRPGDHLVIPNDTYGGTFRLIDKVLSQWGVEHTPVAISDVDAVRAAIRPNTKLVWVETPTNPLLTIADIALLADATRDASVTLVVDNTFASPYLQNPLELGADVVMHSTTKYLGGHSDLIGGALVTSDEELDTKFAFLQNGSGAVPSPFDAWLTLRSLKTLQVRMEKHSDNAEAVAQALSAHPKVERVLYPGLPEHPGHETAAKQMRRFGGMVSFLVKGGEQAALDVCARTNVFTLAESLGGVESLIEHPGRMTHASVAGTELEVPASLVRISVGLEDADDLIADLSQALA from the coding sequence ATGACTGACAGCGGCCCACTCGGCTTCGCAACGCGGGCGATCCACACCGGACAGGAGCCGGACCCCACCACCGGCGCGGTCATCCCGCCGCTCTACGCCACCTCCACCTACGCCCAGGACGGCGTCGGCGGGCTGCGCAAGGGCTTCGAGTACTCGCGCACCGGCAACCCAACCCGCACCGCGCTGGAGCAGTGCCTGGCCGCGCTGGAGGGCGGCCGGTTCGGGCGGGCGTTCGCCAGCGGCATGGCCGCCACCGACACCGCGCTGCGGTCGCTGCTGCGCCCCGGTGACCACCTGGTCATCCCGAACGACACCTACGGCGGCACGTTCCGCCTCATCGACAAGGTGCTGTCCCAGTGGGGCGTCGAGCACACCCCCGTCGCGATCTCCGACGTGGACGCCGTGCGCGCCGCGATCCGCCCGAACACCAAGCTGGTGTGGGTCGAGACGCCGACCAACCCGCTGCTCACCATCGCGGACATCGCGCTGCTGGCCGACGCCACCCGCGACGCCTCGGTGACGCTGGTCGTGGACAACACGTTCGCCTCGCCCTACCTGCAGAACCCCCTCGAACTGGGCGCGGACGTGGTCATGCACTCCACGACCAAGTACCTGGGCGGCCACTCCGACCTCATCGGCGGCGCGCTGGTCACCTCCGACGAGGAGCTCGACACCAAGTTCGCGTTCCTGCAGAACGGCTCCGGCGCGGTGCCCAGCCCGTTCGACGCGTGGCTGACCCTGCGCAGCCTCAAGACCCTCCAGGTCCGCATGGAGAAGCACTCGGACAACGCCGAGGCGGTCGCGCAGGCCCTGTCCGCGCACCCGAAGGTGGAGCGCGTGCTCTACCCCGGCCTGCCCGAGCACCCCGGCCACGAGACGGCGGCCAAGCAGATGCGCCGGTTCGGCGGCATGGTGTCGTTCCTGGTCAAGGGCGGCGAGCAGGCCGCGCTCGACGTGTGCGCGCGCACGAACGTGTTCACGCTGGCCGAGTCGCTGGGCGGCGTCGAGTCGCTGATCGAGCACCCCGGCCGCATGACGCACGCCAGCGTCGCGGGCACCGAGCTGGAGGTCCCGGCCTCGCTCGTGCGGATCTCGGTCGGCCTGGAGGACGCGGACGACCTGATCGCCGACCTGTCGCAGGCCCTGGCCTGA
- a CDS encoding DUF2277 domain-containing protein, giving the protein MCRNIRVLHNFEPPATEDEVEAAALQYVRKVSGSTRPSAANAEAFAAAVAAVAEATRALLGELVTTAAPRDREVEAAKAKAKAAERYAKS; this is encoded by the coding sequence GTGTGCCGCAACATCCGCGTGCTCCACAACTTCGAACCGCCCGCCACCGAGGACGAGGTCGAGGCCGCGGCGCTCCAGTACGTCCGCAAGGTCAGCGGCAGCACCCGGCCGTCGGCGGCGAACGCCGAGGCGTTCGCGGCGGCCGTCGCGGCCGTGGCCGAGGCGACCAGGGCGCTGCTGGGCGAGCTGGTCACCACCGCGGCCCCGAGGGACCGGGAGGTCGAGGCGGCGAAGGCGAAGGCCAAGGCCGCCGAGCGGTACGCGAAGAGCTGA
- the hppD gene encoding 4-hydroxyphenylpyruvate dioxygenase — MTHQLDDVSYDQLRQLVGLVDYDGTRDPFPVRSMDAVVFVVGNATQAALFYQSAFGMDLVAYAGPETGRHDHKSYVLKSGSARFVVRGGVRPGSPLLEHHRAHGDGVVDLALEVADVDKCVAHARAQGATVLEEPHDVSDEHGTVRMAAIATYGETRHSLVDRSRYTGPYLPGYQARETQVRRPEGAPKRLFQAVDHCVGNVELGRMDEWVSWYNRVMGFVNMAEFIGDDIATDYSALMSKVVSNGNHRVKFPLNEPALGKRKSQIDEYLEFYGGAGVQHIALATNDIIGTITAMRAAGVEFLDAPDSYYEDPELRARIGRVRLPIEVLQEHKVLVDRDEDGYLLQIFTKPVGDRPTVFYELIERHGSLGFGKGNFKALFEAIEREQERRGNL, encoded by the coding sequence ATGACGCATCAGCTTGACGACGTGAGCTACGACCAGCTCCGCCAACTGGTGGGCCTGGTCGACTACGACGGGACGCGGGACCCGTTCCCCGTGCGGTCGATGGACGCCGTGGTCTTCGTGGTCGGCAACGCCACCCAGGCCGCGCTGTTCTACCAGTCCGCGTTCGGCATGGACCTGGTCGCCTACGCGGGCCCGGAGACCGGTCGGCACGACCACAAGTCGTACGTGCTGAAGTCCGGGTCGGCCCGGTTCGTGGTGCGCGGCGGGGTCCGGCCGGGCAGCCCGCTGCTGGAGCACCACCGGGCGCACGGCGACGGCGTCGTCGACCTCGCGCTGGAGGTCGCCGACGTGGACAAGTGCGTGGCGCACGCCCGCGCGCAGGGCGCGACCGTGCTGGAGGAGCCGCACGACGTGTCCGACGAGCACGGCACCGTGCGGATGGCGGCCATCGCGACCTACGGCGAGACCCGCCACAGCCTGGTGGACCGCTCCCGCTACACCGGGCCCTACCTGCCCGGCTACCAGGCGCGCGAGACCCAGGTGCGCAGGCCGGAGGGCGCGCCGAAGCGGCTGTTCCAGGCGGTCGACCACTGCGTCGGCAACGTCGAGCTGGGCCGCATGGACGAGTGGGTCTCCTGGTACAACCGCGTCATGGGCTTCGTGAACATGGCGGAGTTCATCGGCGACGACATCGCCACCGACTACTCGGCGCTGATGAGCAAGGTGGTGTCGAACGGCAACCACCGGGTCAAGTTCCCGCTCAACGAGCCCGCGCTCGGCAAGAGGAAGTCGCAGATCGACGAGTACCTGGAGTTCTACGGCGGCGCGGGCGTGCAGCACATCGCGCTGGCCACCAACGACATCATCGGCACGATCACCGCGATGCGCGCGGCGGGCGTGGAGTTCCTGGACGCCCCCGACTCCTACTACGAGGACCCGGAGCTGCGGGCGCGCATCGGGCGGGTGCGGCTGCCGATCGAGGTGCTCCAGGAGCACAAGGTGCTCGTGGACCGCGACGAGGACGGCTACCTGCTGCAGATCTTCACCAAGCCGGTGGGCGACCGGCCGACGGTGTTCTACGAGCTGATCGAGCGGCACGGCTCGCTCGGCTTCGGCAAGGGCAACTTCAAGGCCCTGTTCGAGGCGATCGAGCGCGAGCAGGAGCGCAGGGGCAACCTCTGA
- a CDS encoding Lrp/AsnC family transcriptional regulator produces MPDDRQAEHSDHEVDAVDALDARLLLLLTDEPRLGVLECSRRLGVARGTVQARLDRLVARAVLTGFPPALDLAAMGYGLTAFAVLEIAQGGRKEVVRGLSAIDEVCEVHATTGQGDLFARLVARSNDDLQRVIDEIVAVPGVRRMSTSIALSTPVPPRVRPLLERVRRGSPDR; encoded by the coding sequence GTGCCCGACGACCGGCAGGCTGAGCACTCTGACCACGAGGTCGACGCGGTGGACGCGCTCGACGCGCGGTTGTTGCTGCTGCTCACCGACGAGCCGAGGCTGGGCGTGCTGGAGTGCTCGCGCAGGCTCGGCGTCGCGCGCGGCACCGTGCAGGCCAGGCTGGACCGGCTGGTGGCGCGCGCCGTGCTGACCGGCTTCCCGCCCGCGCTGGACCTGGCCGCGATGGGCTACGGGCTGACCGCGTTCGCGGTGCTGGAGATCGCGCAGGGCGGGCGCAAGGAGGTCGTGCGGGGGCTGTCGGCGATCGACGAGGTGTGCGAGGTGCACGCCACCACCGGGCAGGGCGACCTGTTCGCGCGCCTGGTGGCCAGGTCGAACGACGACCTGCAGCGGGTCATCGACGAGATCGTGGCGGTGCCGGGGGTGCGCAGGATGTCGACGTCGATCGCGCTGTCGACCCCGGTGCCGCCGAGGGTGCGCCCGCTGCTGGAGCGGGTCCGCCGGGGAAGCCCCGACCGCTGA
- the greA gene encoding transcription elongation factor GreA — protein sequence MTVSDTEVTWLTQEAYDRLKAELDEMIENRPVIAAEINARREEGDLRENGGYHAAREEQGKQEARIRQLQELLRVAKVGEAPTVTGIAAPGMVLTVRYEGDDETEEFLLATREEGAHGGTEVYSPSSPLGKALLGAKEGETREYELPNGSTMKVTLIKAVPYAS from the coding sequence GTGACCGTGAGCGACACCGAGGTGACCTGGCTGACCCAGGAGGCCTACGACCGGCTCAAGGCCGAACTGGACGAGATGATCGAGAACCGTCCGGTCATCGCCGCGGAGATCAACGCCCGCCGTGAGGAGGGCGACCTCCGCGAGAACGGCGGTTACCACGCGGCGCGCGAGGAGCAGGGCAAGCAGGAGGCCCGCATCCGCCAGCTCCAGGAGCTGCTCCGCGTCGCCAAGGTCGGCGAGGCGCCGACCGTCACCGGCATCGCCGCGCCGGGCATGGTGCTCACGGTGCGCTACGAGGGCGACGACGAGACCGAGGAGTTCCTGCTCGCCACCCGCGAGGAGGGCGCGCACGGCGGCACGGAGGTCTACTCCCCCTCGTCCCCGCTGGGCAAGGCCCTGCTGGGGGCGAAGGAGGGCGAGACCCGCGAGTACGAACTGCCCAACGGCAGCACCATGAAGGTGACGCTGATCAAGGCGGTTCCGTACGCGAGCTGA
- a CDS encoding DUF4307 domain-containing protein: MARRELPEGRYGTARKPLPRWARWSLLVAGILAGAAVGWAGYANFGSSPIASDKLRYNALGDDRMEVVFTVDRDQPERPVVCVLRALSLDGEEAGRREVLVPASDGGTVETGVVRTSKPPVTGEVFGCSYEVPAYLNRE; this comes from the coding sequence GTGGCACGGCGCGAGCTCCCCGAAGGCAGGTACGGAACGGCCAGGAAGCCGCTGCCCAGGTGGGCCCGCTGGTCACTCCTGGTAGCCGGAATCCTGGCGGGCGCCGCGGTCGGCTGGGCCGGGTACGCGAACTTCGGCTCGTCGCCGATCGCCTCCGACAAGCTCCGGTACAACGCGCTGGGCGACGACCGCATGGAGGTCGTCTTCACCGTCGACCGCGACCAGCCCGAGCGCCCGGTGGTGTGCGTGCTGCGCGCGCTCTCGCTGGACGGCGAGGAGGCGGGCAGGCGCGAGGTGCTCGTTCCCGCGAGCGACGGGGGCACCGTGGAGACCGGTGTCGTGCGCACGTCCAAGCCCCCGGTGACCGGAGAGGTCTTCGGTTGCTCCTACGAGGTGCCCGCCTATTTGAACCGGGAGTAG